Proteins encoded in a region of the Tripterygium wilfordii isolate XIE 37 chromosome 21, ASM1340144v1, whole genome shotgun sequence genome:
- the LOC119987822 gene encoding glutathione S-transferase T3-like, producing the protein MQNSTRSTQWNNRKSPNWKVNEDVALCESWIRVSEDPIVGNGQAHDAFWLSIWNEFKERVPGTERAQRACENRWSLIQADVSKWRAIVRRVQRNRFSGTNPNDEWGACFIVFKKDHGKEFKFIHCWEVLRFCRKWQLSTDEKDARDASKVGKSGGVGTSRSKNTIPPWHVPSFTNSESSSPGLHSFDDSCNDHEIDIPLTRTPTSGLNDNVAQNNPPLTVLPNPPVQRPLGRKSAKEKRQRTIAGNSQTSSAASEKLHATVSAWRQSSEMRFESLKQTAEEQAFHAIKIARLDVIQRSIKITKDLADAERELSQLDPNLSQEELVAMRLERMRELKALDKEHKEIRALEFSPGGSGARRLNKDVLLNAFGTASVSLCELMTLVVSLYFDDGRTDQQIRSLNCVV; encoded by the exons ATGCAG AATTCAACGCGGTCAACACAATGGAACAATAGAAAATCACCTAATTGGAAGGTAAACGAGGACGTTGCACTATGCGAATCCTGGATAAGAGTTTCAGAGGATCCAATTGTGGGTAATGGACAGGCTCATGATGCATTCTGGTTGAGTATCTGGAATGAATTTAAAGAGCGAGTTCCAGGGACAGAGCGTGCACAACGTGCATGTGAAAATAGGTGGTCTTTGATACAAGCAGATGTGTCAAAGTGGAGGGCTATTGTGCGGAGGGTTCAAAGAAACAGGTTCAGTGGAACTAACCCAAATGACGAG TGGGGTGCATGCTTTATAGTTTTCAAGAAAGACCATGGGAAGGAGTTCAAATTCATACATTGTTGGGAGGTACTTCGATTTTGCAGAAAATGGCAGCTTTCCACAGATGAAAAAGATGCTAGAGATGCAAGTAAAGTAGGCAAATCTGGTGGAGTTGGTACCAGCCGATCAAAGAACACAATTCCACCATGGCATGTGCCATCATTCACAAATTCTGAATCATCTAGTCCAGGACTTCATAGCTTCGACGACTCTTGTAATGATCATGAGATTGACATACCTTTAACAAGAACTCCAACCTCTGGACTCAACGACAATGTAGCACAAAACAATCCTCCACTTACTGTACTTCCCAACCCACCTGTACAACGACCTTTAGGCAGGAAATCAGCCAAGGAAAAACGTCAACGAACAATTGCAGGTAATTCCCAAACTTCTTCAGCGGCAAGTGAGAAATTGCATGCTACTGTTTCGGCATGGAGACAAAGCTCGGAGATGCGTTTTGAGTCCTTAAAGCAAACAGCTGAAGAACAGGCATTTCATGCCATTAAAATTGCAAGGCTTGATGTTATCCAAAGGAGCATCAAGATAACGAAAGATCTTGCAGATGCTGAAAGAGAGTTGTCCCAGCTGGATCCTAATCTGAGTCAGGAGGAGCTCGTCGCTATGCGTCTTGAGAGAATGAGGGAGTTGAAGGCGCTTGATAAGGAGCATAAGG AAATTCGAGCACTCGAATTTTCACCTGGTGGAAGTGGTGCTAGGCGCCTGAACAAGGACG TATTGCTTAATGCCTTTGGTACTGCATCTGTCTCATTATGTGAGTTAATGACTTTG GTGGTCTCTCTCTACTTTGATGATGGAAGAACGGATCAACAAATCCGTTCATTGAATTGTGTCGTTTAA
- the LOC119987823 gene encoding putative nuclease HARBI1 — translation MSDPYAWPNVWQFMEQYVNIQQQELEEIAMVQQVVEELEEPEPPRVCTRTFIRRDRVKAHNDLVKKYFAPDCIFPPRMFRRRFRMRRELFHKIRNDLEESQPYFRLKYDCVGRPGFSSIQKMTAALRVLAYGSPIDREDDALMIAQTTAIDTVRLFCESIVSIYSEQYLRAPNEADLARILAENEARGFPGMIGSLDCMHWEWRNCPTAWHGQFVGHTGRPTLILEAVASMDLWIWHAFFGMAGTYNDISVLDHSPLFDRFIQCQTPQTPYEVNGRVYHIPYYLTDCIYPHYATLIQSIKHPRTEKEKHFARKQEAARKDVERAFGVLQAKWAITQGPVRFWDTETIKNIMQCCIILHNMIIEDERHLGIEPWQPLGGESIPDNLLHHNEEWLGTYIHSRMQQVRDKSINGMLRRDLMDHLWTNFGGESSHS, via the coding sequence ATGTCAGATCCTTATGCTTGGCCTAATGTATGGCAATTTATGGAGCAATATGTCAACATACAGCAACAAGAACTAGAAGAGATAGCCATGGTGCAGCAGGTTGTTGAAGAATTGGAAGAGCCCGAGCCTCCAAGAGTATGTACACGTACATTCATTAGGCGGGATCGTGTAAAAGCACACAATGATCTTGTTAAGAAGTATTTCGCACCAGATTGTATCTTCCCACCACGCATGTTTCGTCGAAGGTTTCGAATGAGGAGAGAGTTGTTTCATAAGATCAGAAATGACTTAGAAGAGAGTCAACCTTATTTCAGACTAAAATATGATTGTGTGGGGAGGCCGGGTTTCTCATCAATACAGAAGATGACAGCTGCATTACGAGTTCTTGCTTATGGCAGTCCTATCGATCGGGAGGATGATGCTCTTATGATTGCACAAACTACTGCGATAGATACAGTCCGTTTATTTTGTGAGTCCATCGTTAGCATTTACTCTGAGCAATACTTACGAGCACCTAACGAAGCGGACCTCGCTCGGATATTAGCTGAAAATGAGGCTCGTGGTTTTCCCGGTATGATCGGTTCTCTAGATTGCATGCATTGGGAGTGGCGTAATTGTCCAACTGCTTGGCATGGTCAGTTCGTCGGCCACACGGGCAGGCCGACATTGATTCTTGAGGCTGTTGCGTCTATGGACCTGTGGATTTGGCATGCATTCTTTGGTATGGCGGGGACATACAATGACATCTCTGTGCTCGACCACTCACCACTATTTGATAGGTTCATTCAATGTCAAACCCCACAAACTCCTTACGAGGTAAATGGTAGGGTGTATCACATTCCATACTATCTGACTGATTGTATTTACCCTCACTATGCCACATTGATCCAGTCAATCAAGCATCCTCGAACAGAAAAAGAGAAACATTTTGCAAGGAAACAGGAGGCCGCACGAAAGGATGTCGAGAGAGCTTTTGGGGTTTTGCAAGCCAAATGGGCGATAACGCAAGGTCCAGTGAGATTTTGGGATACAGAAACCATAAAAAACATTATGCAATGCTGCATCATATTGCATAATATGATAATAGAGGATGAGCGACACCTTGGAATAGAACCGTGGCAACCACTTGGTGGGGAAAGTATTCCAGATAATTTGCTTCACCATAATGAAGAATGGTTGGGAACTTACATCCATTCACGTATGCAACAGGTTAGGGATAAGTCAATTAACGGTATGCTAAGGCGTGACTTAATGGACCATTTGTGGACGAATTTCGGGGGAGAGAGTAGCCATTCGTAG
- the LOC119987824 gene encoding uncharacterized protein LOC119987824 encodes MNRRYLYTQDNAKYCGDDNKKKCSAPDEERAARSLFHKTYNHQFKYEHCWLVLRSCSKWQQYSAESKVGIEVGLDKRGPFVDTMSDWNVGGSHGDDMEREVTETGLPDHNFQPTFPETPITDESPFQASNGNERNDEDQRPIGTKAAKEAKQRKKSRKGEASSQVSESINAGFHEMIETSRSNWELLVKNREDTRREKIEFDRQRHEDDKKAYEEERQLTMKAKKSKIMRNMAGITKDLISARRELRHVQSETEYRQLNALVAALEVELEAEMEDMKKDKNVEVVRPPIHTVEHGTQPLNSDWSQRW; translated from the exons ATGAATCGGAGGTACCTCTATACTCAAGATAATGCCAAGTATTGTGGTGATGATAATAAGAAAAAATGTTCTGCTCCCGATGAA GAACGAGCTGCAAGATCACTATTCCACAAGACGTACAATCATCAATTCAAGTACGAGCATTGTTGGTTGGTGCTGAGGAGCTGCTCCAAATGGCAACAATATAGTGCTGAGAGCAaagttggtattgaagttgGTCTTGACAAGCGAGGACCGTTTGTTGACACAATGTCAGATTGGAATGTTGGTGGGTCACATGGGGATGATATGGAAAGGGAAGTGACTGAGACAGGGCTGCCCGATCATAACTTTCAGCCAACATTCCCCGAGACACCTATCACGGATGAATCACCATTTCAAGCATCGAATGGTAACGAGAGAAACGATGAGGATCAAAGACCAATTGGTACTAAGGCTGCCAAAGAAGCGAAACAACGTAAGAAGTCTAGGAAAGGAGAGGCCTCAAGTCAAGTTAGCGAGAGTATAAACGCTGGATTCCACGAGATGATTGAAACAAGCCGTTCAAATTGGGAGTTATTGGTGAAGAACCGCGAAGATACACGAAGGGAAAAAATAGAATTTGACCGGCAGCGCCATGAGGATGATAAAAAGGCGTATGAAGAGGAGAGACAACTCACCATGAAGGccaaaaaatcaaagatcaTGAGGAACATGGCCGGGATCACAAAGGATTTGATATCCGCAAGAAGGGAACTTAGGCATGTACAATCAGAGACTGAGTATAGGCAGCTAAATGCTTTGGTTGCTGCCCTAGAGGTTGAGCTAGAAGCGGAGATGGAAG ATATGAAAAAGGATAAGAACGTGGAAGTAGTACGTCCTCCAATTCACACCGTTGAACACGGAACGCAACCCTTAAACTCAGATTGGAGTCAACGCTGGTAA